In Acidobacteriota bacterium, a genomic segment contains:
- a CDS encoding type II toxin-antitoxin system PemK/MazF family toxin, which translates to MRNKIVLVPFPFDDLTTTKVRPAVCLTDEIAPYGHVVLAFITSKVPSAPGATDLVIQANDPDFQTNGLKVASTIRLHRLMTVSKKIIRRDLGELSPRQRAKIDPMLSVLFGI; encoded by the coding sequence CGTTCTCGTTCCATTTCCGTTTGATGACCTGACGACAACGAAGGTCAGACCCGCCGTTTGCCTAACGGACGAGATCGCGCCCTATGGCCATGTCGTTCTTGCTTTCATTACGAGCAAAGTTCCGAGTGCTCCCGGAGCGACCGATCTGGTGATCCAGGCAAATGACCCTGACTTTCAGACCAACGGGCTAAAAGTGGCATCGACGATTCGCCTGCACCGGTTGATGACCGTCTCAAAGAAGATCATTCGCCGCGACCTAGGTGAACTTTCGCCGCGGCAGCGCGCCAAGATTGACCCGATGCTGTCCGTGCTTTTTGGGATTTAA